One genomic window of Brachionichthys hirsutus isolate HB-005 chromosome 22, CSIRO-AGI_Bhir_v1, whole genome shotgun sequence includes the following:
- the rps16 gene encoding small ribosomal subunit protein uS9 — MPAKGPLQSVQVFGRKKTATAVAHCKRGNGLIKVNGRPLEMVEPATLQYKLQEPVLLLGKERFAGVDIRVRVKGGGHVAQIYAIRQSISKALVAYYQKYVDEASKKEIKDILIQYDRTLLVADPRRCESKKFGGPGARARYQKSYR, encoded by the exons ATGCCAGCGAAAGGTCCTTTGCAATCTGTCCAGGTTTTTGGACGTAAA AAAACCGCCACAGCAGTTGCTCACTGCAAAAGGGGGAATGGCCTGATCAAGGTGAATGGCCGACCCCTGGAGATGGTGGAGCCGGCCACTCTCCAGTACAAG CTCCAGGAGCCGGTGCTGTTGCTGGGGAAGGAGCGTTTTGCTGGAGTTGATATCAGAGTCAGAGTGAAGGGTGGCGGACATGTTGCACAGATCTACG CGATCCGCCAGTCCATCTCCAAAGCCCTGGTTGCCTACTACCAGAAGT ATGTGGATGAGGCTTCCAAGAAGGAGATCAAGGACATCCTGATCCAGTACGACAGAACCCTGCTGGTTGCCGATCCTCGTCGCTGCGAGTCCAAGAAGTTCGGTGGACCTGGAGCTCGTGCCCGCTACCAGAAGTCCTACCGTTGA